A window of the Candidatus Cloacimonadota bacterium genome harbors these coding sequences:
- a CDS encoding thymidine kinase codes for MNIVKGQTGWIEVICGSMFSGKTEELIRRMRRVEIAKHPFQIFKPTIDNRYHHQYIVSHNKSKLNSKQVDTSQQLYELVKKDTEVVGIDEAQFFDEGLVEVCQKLANEGKRVIVAGLDQDYRGKPFHPMPELLATAEYITKTLAICMKCGNPANRTQRLVDNDEEILVGEKDIYEARCRNCFQPPKEKS; via the coding sequence ATGAATATTGTAAAAGGTCAAACTGGTTGGATCGAGGTCATCTGCGGCAGTATGTTCAGCGGAAAAACCGAAGAGCTCATTCGCAGGATGAGACGTGTCGAAATCGCCAAACATCCCTTCCAGATTTTTAAACCGACGATCGATAACAGATACCATCATCAATACATCGTTTCCCACAACAAATCAAAACTTAATTCAAAACAGGTTGATACCTCACAACAACTATACGAACTTGTAAAAAAAGATACTGAAGTAGTTGGTATCGATGAAGCACAATTCTTTGATGAAGGACTCGTTGAAGTGTGTCAGAAACTTGCAAACGAAGGCAAACGAGTTATCGTTGCTGGACTTGACCAGGACTACCGCGGCAAACCCTTCCATCCTATGCCGGAACTGCTTGCAACTGCAGAATATATCACCAAAACCCTTGCGATCTGTATGAAATGCGGTAATCCAGCAAACCGTACACAACGACTTGTTGATAACGATGAAGAAATCCTTGTTGGAGAAAAGGACATTTACGAAGCACGCTGCAGGAACTGCTTCCAGCCGCCAAAGGAAAAATCATGA
- a CDS encoding C10 family peptidase: MASKKTVFLFLILIIILFVRLNAKPVDINVCKDIVYHKINQHNQDQIFSINDISEHYNENGKTLFYLVELTPRGFMIIAGDNNLPPIIGYSFRNTIDVQDDTSIPYQAIALNISYRYKALQNLPQKIKQQRNDAWTQLIESNVVKEEMYWPNQDSTLTGGWVQVQWHQTAPYYNYCPWDMVTGARSLAGCPAIATAQIIDYFTNINNAQFGDGDDYYHSYAGRNFMIDDDYFTRGFASFPDLNGYLSSYDAHKKLDQPLTNSDKAGLCFACGVAATQVYTSSVSGTFYLSQVVDALEKFGYFGTDTIDDSDPNFWTRLSQNMMDAQPAELTVLVTGGSGGHNVVVDGYNTLNEYHVNFGWGGSYDGWYILPDEFPYSLTTIHGVTLDIYSDPVPYYDPPANLLYSSNQSPAYIDLTWQAPNQLDVISYNVYRDDMLLNTSPIYDLSYRDETAIYGTDYEYYTTALYEIGESNPSNTVVINWNVAVDEPAYLDASKSISFPNPFNPAIDGTMSIKYFTNRETLGTNIKVYNIKGEFVRGLPTLAESQGMIETTWDGKDELGNDVPSGVYFYSIYGENSQLVKILLLR; this comes from the coding sequence ATGGCTAGTAAAAAGACCGTGTTCTTGTTTCTTATTCTCATAATTATCTTATTTGTTAGACTTAATGCAAAACCCGTTGATATTAACGTTTGCAAAGACATTGTTTATCATAAGATCAATCAACATAATCAAGATCAAATATTTTCAATTAATGATATTTCAGAACATTATAATGAAAACGGCAAAACACTTTTTTATCTTGTTGAACTTACACCTCGAGGATTCATGATCATTGCAGGAGATAATAATCTTCCTCCCATTATCGGTTACAGTTTCAGAAACACAATTGATGTTCAAGATGATACGTCGATACCATATCAGGCAATAGCGCTGAATATTTCGTATCGTTATAAAGCTTTGCAGAATCTTCCTCAAAAAATCAAGCAGCAAAGGAACGATGCATGGACACAGCTTATCGAAAGCAATGTAGTAAAAGAAGAAATGTATTGGCCGAATCAAGACTCGACTCTTACTGGTGGATGGGTGCAGGTACAATGGCATCAAACTGCTCCCTATTATAACTACTGCCCCTGGGACATGGTAACAGGCGCACGAAGTCTTGCGGGATGTCCTGCAATTGCAACTGCGCAGATCATCGATTACTTTACCAATATTAATAATGCACAATTTGGTGATGGAGATGATTATTACCATTCCTATGCCGGACGGAATTTCATGATCGACGACGATTATTTTACGCGCGGCTTCGCTTCTTTCCCAGATTTAAATGGTTATCTCTCATCCTATGATGCTCATAAAAAACTGGATCAACCTCTTACCAATTCAGACAAAGCAGGGCTCTGTTTCGCCTGTGGTGTAGCCGCAACTCAAGTCTATACATCCTCGGTTTCAGGCACGTTTTACCTGAGCCAAGTGGTCGATGCTCTCGAAAAATTTGGATACTTCGGCACCGACACGATCGATGATTCTGATCCGAATTTCTGGACCAGACTCAGCCAGAATATGATGGATGCTCAGCCGGCAGAATTAACCGTTCTGGTAACAGGGGGCAGCGGTGGGCATAATGTTGTTGTTGACGGATATAATACGTTAAATGAATATCATGTGAACTTTGGCTGGGGCGGCTCATATGACGGCTGGTATATCCTTCCCGATGAATTCCCCTACTCACTTACAACAATACACGGTGTAACATTGGATATCTATTCAGATCCGGTTCCATATTATGATCCTCCAGCAAATCTCCTATATTCTAGTAACCAAAGCCCTGCATATATCGACCTTACATGGCAGGCACCGAATCAGTTAGATGTCATTTCTTACAATGTATATCGAGACGATATGCTTCTGAACACTTCTCCGATATACGATTTGTCATATCGAGATGAAACAGCAATATATGGAACAGATTATGAATATTATACAACTGCTTTGTATGAAATCGGTGAATCCAATCCCTCGAACACTGTTGTGATCAACTGGAATGTTGCTGTCGATGAACCTGCCTATTTAGATGCTTCAAAGAGTATAAGTTTCCCTAATCCTTTCAATCCAGCTATTGATGGCACTATGTCGATCAAGTATTTTACAAATAGAGAAACTCTCGGCACTAATATAAAAGTGTACAATATTAAAGGTGAGTTTGTACGAGGTTTGCCTACTTTGGCCGAATCACAAGGAATGATTGAAACCACATGGGATGGAAAAGATGAACTGGGAAATGATGTACCTTCCGGCGTCTATTTCTATTCCATTTATGGTGAAAATTCACAATTAGTTAAAATTTTATTATTGAGGTAA